In the Malus domestica chromosome 16, GDT2T_hap1 genome, one interval contains:
- the LOC103402993 gene encoding uncharacterized protein isoform X2, whose product MALHCQSSAAALFVFLLSLASPQVSADVVLEDGYTVTTAIDGHKLGVNPHSVLARPGSSDLLVLDSSGSAVYTVPFPTPGSQESVIKRLSGNGDGYSDGESGSARFKKPRSFAVSPKGIVFVADKGNGVIRKISASGVSTIAGGYSQKPGREDGPAQNATFSPDIELAFAADQCMLLVSDRGNQLVRLIRLKPEDCYGTSSSKLGAVSVWIMGIGLSCVFGIVVGIVIRPYILRNDKRLGSRATSKRCRIYLGKQVSQTLCFAWKRCRINLGKQLVQTLCFAVRSATASSAPVSSLLRRLYLLGMSHLSLMFRINYVEESWVSPKECVSLLDSDVDNSSSSCFEITESSSSSKYVDQLKELVGFDGSLELRSMKEGEGNDGRSGVLSGSHGRIEGMMDSNIVGFVEGAKETLLVDGALGGNSGLVKRRRSEKT is encoded by the exons ATGGCGTTACACTGCCAGTCCTCCGCCGCCGCTCTCTTCGTCTTCCTCCTCAGCCTCGCCTCACCTCAAG TCTCCGCCGACGTGGTGCTTGAAGACGGGTACACCGTCACGACGGCGATCGACGGCCACAAACTCGGCGTCAACCCGCACTCTGTGCTTGCTCGCCCTGGATCGTCCGATCTTCTCGTCCTCGACTCTTCCGGTAGTGCCGTCTACACCGTACCATTTCCCACGCCCGGATCCCAAG AGAGTGTGATTAAACGGTTATCCGGCAACGGCGACGGATATTCGGATGGGGAGTCGGGTTCGGCCCGGTTCAAGAAGCCCCGGAGCTTCGCCGTGAGTCCGAAAGGAATCGTCTTCGTCGCCGATAAGGGCAATGGCGTCATCCGAAAGATAAGCGCTTCAG GTGTGAGCACGATTGCCGGAGGGTACTCGCAGAAGCCTGGGCGCGAGGACGGCCCTGCTCAAAACGCAACGTTTTCGCCGGATATTGAGCTGGCTTTTGCTGCTGATCAGTGCATGCTGCTGGTCTCTGATCGCGGGAATCAGTTGGTCCGGTTGATTCGTCTCAAGCCGGAGGATTGCTACGGGACTTCTTCGTCCA AGCTTGGTGCCGTTTCGGTCTGGATTATGGGTATCGGATTGTCGTGTGTTTTTGGAATTGTTGTTGGGATTGTGATTCGGCCTTATATTTTACGCAAT GACAAGCGGCTCGGCTCCCGCGCGACATCGAAGCGCTGCCGAATCTATCTGGGGAAGCAAGTGTCACAGACACTTTGCTTCGCCTGGAAGCGCTGCCGAATCAATCTGGGGAAGCAATTAGTACAGACACTTTGCTTCGCCGTCAGAAGCGCAACTGCTAGCTCAGCCCCTGTTTCGTCGCTGTTGAGGCGGCTGTATCTGTTGGGCATGTCCCATCTTTCTCTTATGTTTAGGATTAACTACGTAGAGGAGTCCTGGGTTTCACCTAAGGAGTGTGTGTCTTTGCTTGATTCCGATGTTGATAACAGTAGTAGTAGTTGTTTTGAGATAACAGAGTCGTCGTCGTCCTCCAAGTATGTGGATCAGCTTAAGGAACTGGTGGGTTTCGATGGAAGCCTGGAGCTGCGTAGCatgaaggaaggagaaggtaATGATGGGAGGAGTGGTGTGTTATCTGGCTCTCATGGAAGAATAGAGGGTATGATGGACAGTAATATTGTGGGATTTGTGGAGGGAGCTAAAGAAACTCTTCTGGTGGATGGGGCTTTGGGCGGTAATTCGGGTTTAGTTAAAAGGAGACGAAGTGAAAAAACTTGA
- the LOC103402993 gene encoding uncharacterized protein isoform X4, giving the protein MALHCQSSAAALFVFLLSLASPQVSADVVLEDGYTVTTAIDGHKLGVNPHSVLARPGSSDLLVLDSSGSAVYTVPFPTPGSQESVIKRLSGNGDGYSDGESGSARFKKPRSFAVSPKGIVFVADKGNGVIRKISASGVSTIAGGYSQKPGREDGPAQNATFSPDIELAFAADQCMLLVSDRGNQLVRLIRLKPEDCYGTSSSKLGAVSVWIMGIGLSCVFGIVVGIVIRPYILRNTGQAARLPRDIEALPNLSGEASVTDTLLRLEALPNQSGEAISTDTLLRRQKRNC; this is encoded by the exons ATGGCGTTACACTGCCAGTCCTCCGCCGCCGCTCTCTTCGTCTTCCTCCTCAGCCTCGCCTCACCTCAAG TCTCCGCCGACGTGGTGCTTGAAGACGGGTACACCGTCACGACGGCGATCGACGGCCACAAACTCGGCGTCAACCCGCACTCTGTGCTTGCTCGCCCTGGATCGTCCGATCTTCTCGTCCTCGACTCTTCCGGTAGTGCCGTCTACACCGTACCATTTCCCACGCCCGGATCCCAAG AGAGTGTGATTAAACGGTTATCCGGCAACGGCGACGGATATTCGGATGGGGAGTCGGGTTCGGCCCGGTTCAAGAAGCCCCGGAGCTTCGCCGTGAGTCCGAAAGGAATCGTCTTCGTCGCCGATAAGGGCAATGGCGTCATCCGAAAGATAAGCGCTTCAG GTGTGAGCACGATTGCCGGAGGGTACTCGCAGAAGCCTGGGCGCGAGGACGGCCCTGCTCAAAACGCAACGTTTTCGCCGGATATTGAGCTGGCTTTTGCTGCTGATCAGTGCATGCTGCTGGTCTCTGATCGCGGGAATCAGTTGGTCCGGTTGATTCGTCTCAAGCCGGAGGATTGCTACGGGACTTCTTCGTCCA AGCTTGGTGCCGTTTCGGTCTGGATTATGGGTATCGGATTGTCGTGTGTTTTTGGAATTGTTGTTGGGATTGTGATTCGGCCTTATATTTTACGCAAT ACAGGACAAGCGGCTCGGCTCCCGCGCGACATCGAAGCGCTGCCGAATCTATCTGGGGAAGCAAGTGTCACAGACACTTTGCTTCGCCTGGAAGCGCTGCCGAATCAATCTGGGGAAGCAATTAGTACAGACACTTTGCTTCGCCGTCAGAAGCGCAACTGCTAG
- the LOC103402993 gene encoding uncharacterized protein isoform X1, which translates to MALHCQSSAAALFVFLLSLASPQVSADVVLEDGYTVTTAIDGHKLGVNPHSVLARPGSSDLLVLDSSGSAVYTVPFPTPGSQVSESVIKRLSGNGDGYSDGESGSARFKKPRSFAVSPKGIVFVADKGNGVIRKISASGVSTIAGGYSQKPGREDGPAQNATFSPDIELAFAADQCMLLVSDRGNQLVRLIRLKPEDCYGTSSSKLGAVSVWIMGIGLSCVFGIVVGIVIRPYILRNDKRLGSRATSKRCRIYLGKQVSQTLCFAWKRCRINLGKQLVQTLCFAVRSATASSAPVSSLLRRLYLLGMSHLSLMFRINYVEESWVSPKECVSLLDSDVDNSSSSCFEITESSSSSKYVDQLKELVGFDGSLELRSMKEGEGNDGRSGVLSGSHGRIEGMMDSNIVGFVEGAKETLLVDGALGGNSGLVKRRRSEKT; encoded by the exons ATGGCGTTACACTGCCAGTCCTCCGCCGCCGCTCTCTTCGTCTTCCTCCTCAGCCTCGCCTCACCTCAAG TCTCCGCCGACGTGGTGCTTGAAGACGGGTACACCGTCACGACGGCGATCGACGGCCACAAACTCGGCGTCAACCCGCACTCTGTGCTTGCTCGCCCTGGATCGTCCGATCTTCTCGTCCTCGACTCTTCCGGTAGTGCCGTCTACACCGTACCATTTCCCACGCCCGGATCCCAAG TTTCAGAGAGTGTGATTAAACGGTTATCCGGCAACGGCGACGGATATTCGGATGGGGAGTCGGGTTCGGCCCGGTTCAAGAAGCCCCGGAGCTTCGCCGTGAGTCCGAAAGGAATCGTCTTCGTCGCCGATAAGGGCAATGGCGTCATCCGAAAGATAAGCGCTTCAG GTGTGAGCACGATTGCCGGAGGGTACTCGCAGAAGCCTGGGCGCGAGGACGGCCCTGCTCAAAACGCAACGTTTTCGCCGGATATTGAGCTGGCTTTTGCTGCTGATCAGTGCATGCTGCTGGTCTCTGATCGCGGGAATCAGTTGGTCCGGTTGATTCGTCTCAAGCCGGAGGATTGCTACGGGACTTCTTCGTCCA AGCTTGGTGCCGTTTCGGTCTGGATTATGGGTATCGGATTGTCGTGTGTTTTTGGAATTGTTGTTGGGATTGTGATTCGGCCTTATATTTTACGCAAT GACAAGCGGCTCGGCTCCCGCGCGACATCGAAGCGCTGCCGAATCTATCTGGGGAAGCAAGTGTCACAGACACTTTGCTTCGCCTGGAAGCGCTGCCGAATCAATCTGGGGAAGCAATTAGTACAGACACTTTGCTTCGCCGTCAGAAGCGCAACTGCTAGCTCAGCCCCTGTTTCGTCGCTGTTGAGGCGGCTGTATCTGTTGGGCATGTCCCATCTTTCTCTTATGTTTAGGATTAACTACGTAGAGGAGTCCTGGGTTTCACCTAAGGAGTGTGTGTCTTTGCTTGATTCCGATGTTGATAACAGTAGTAGTAGTTGTTTTGAGATAACAGAGTCGTCGTCGTCCTCCAAGTATGTGGATCAGCTTAAGGAACTGGTGGGTTTCGATGGAAGCCTGGAGCTGCGTAGCatgaaggaaggagaaggtaATGATGGGAGGAGTGGTGTGTTATCTGGCTCTCATGGAAGAATAGAGGGTATGATGGACAGTAATATTGTGGGATTTGTGGAGGGAGCTAAAGAAACTCTTCTGGTGGATGGGGCTTTGGGCGGTAATTCGGGTTTAGTTAAAAGGAGACGAAGTGAAAAAACTTGA
- the LOC103402993 gene encoding uncharacterized protein isoform X3, producing the protein MALHCQSSAAALFVFLLSLASPQVSADVVLEDGYTVTTAIDGHKLGVNPHSVLARPGSSDLLVLDSSGSAVYTVPFPTPGSQVSESVIKRLSGNGDGYSDGESGSARFKKPRSFAVSPKGIVFVADKGNGVIRKISASGVSTIAGGYSQKPGREDGPAQNATFSPDIELAFAADQCMLLVSDRGNQLVRLIRLKPEDCYGTSSSKLGAVSVWIMGIGLSCVFGIVVGIVIRPYILRNTGQAARLPRDIEALPNLSGEASVTDTLLRLEALPNQSGEAISTDTLLRRQKRNC; encoded by the exons ATGGCGTTACACTGCCAGTCCTCCGCCGCCGCTCTCTTCGTCTTCCTCCTCAGCCTCGCCTCACCTCAAG TCTCCGCCGACGTGGTGCTTGAAGACGGGTACACCGTCACGACGGCGATCGACGGCCACAAACTCGGCGTCAACCCGCACTCTGTGCTTGCTCGCCCTGGATCGTCCGATCTTCTCGTCCTCGACTCTTCCGGTAGTGCCGTCTACACCGTACCATTTCCCACGCCCGGATCCCAAG TTTCAGAGAGTGTGATTAAACGGTTATCCGGCAACGGCGACGGATATTCGGATGGGGAGTCGGGTTCGGCCCGGTTCAAGAAGCCCCGGAGCTTCGCCGTGAGTCCGAAAGGAATCGTCTTCGTCGCCGATAAGGGCAATGGCGTCATCCGAAAGATAAGCGCTTCAG GTGTGAGCACGATTGCCGGAGGGTACTCGCAGAAGCCTGGGCGCGAGGACGGCCCTGCTCAAAACGCAACGTTTTCGCCGGATATTGAGCTGGCTTTTGCTGCTGATCAGTGCATGCTGCTGGTCTCTGATCGCGGGAATCAGTTGGTCCGGTTGATTCGTCTCAAGCCGGAGGATTGCTACGGGACTTCTTCGTCCA AGCTTGGTGCCGTTTCGGTCTGGATTATGGGTATCGGATTGTCGTGTGTTTTTGGAATTGTTGTTGGGATTGTGATTCGGCCTTATATTTTACGCAAT ACAGGACAAGCGGCTCGGCTCCCGCGCGACATCGAAGCGCTGCCGAATCTATCTGGGGAAGCAAGTGTCACAGACACTTTGCTTCGCCTGGAAGCGCTGCCGAATCAATCTGGGGAAGCAATTAGTACAGACACTTTGCTTCGCCGTCAGAAGCGCAACTGCTAG
- the LOC103402994 gene encoding uncharacterized protein isoform X1 yields MFQLFGVVGSTGRTGVMGRSFLAATLIVLVLFGDVSSAAPTAPAKIVGGFFSNAASAFMKRVWSLKATTKTAVSGRPVMKFESGFNVETVFDGSKLGIEPYTVEVLPSGELLILDSANSNLYRISSSLSLYSRPKLVAGSSDGNPGHVDGRTREARMNHPRGLTVDDSGNIYVADTMNMAIRKISNAGVTTIAGGKSGRGGSHVDGPSEDAKFSDDFDVVYIGSSCSLLVIDRGNRAIREIQLHFDDCAYQYGSGFPLGIAMLIGAGFFGYMLALLQRRVGTIVSSQNDHEPMKTSIPPSSYQKPLTSVRPPLIPEDEQEKQEEGFLGSLGNLLVNAGACGMEILGAIFPGFRKKHLNYQYQSQQQKHPNSWPVQDSYVIPDEDEPPSIETRTSTPRKTYPFMAKDAETIHQLRQSRVFYNGWDNLQQQQQQQKQPQQHYHRYQSSTPNTFYEQSSENTTEVVFGAVQEQDGKGEAVVIKPIDYGAPMFNHHSFRSRINPNGYTHGYY; encoded by the exons ATGTTTCAGCTTTTTGGTGTTGTGGGCTCCACTGGAAGAACAGGAGTGATGGGTCGGAGTTTCTTGGCGGCGACTCTCATCGTTTTGGTTCTGTTTGGCGACGTATCGTCCGCTGCCCCTACTGCCCCAGCTA AGATTGTTGGTGGGTTTTTCTCAAATGCTGCGTCTGCTTTCATGAAACGGGTGTGGTCACTCAAAGCAACTACCAAAACAG CGGTTTCGGGCCGTCCGGTGATGAAGTTTGAGAGTGGGTTTAACGTGGAGACGGTGTTTGATGGAAGCAAGCTTGGTATTGAGCCTTACACTGTGGAGGTTTTGCCAAGTGGGGAGCTTCTGATTTTGGATTCTGCTAATAGCAACCTTTATAGGATCTCTTCCTCTCTGTCTCTGT ACAGCAGACCAAAGCTGGTTGCAGGATCCTCTGATGGAAACCCGGGACATGTAGATGGAAGGACCAGAGAGGCAAGAATGAACCACCCAAGGGGGCTTACAGTTGATGACAGTGGAAACATTTATGTTGCAGACACAATGAATATGGCAATCAGGAAGATAAGCAATGCCG GGGTTACAACAATAGCAGGAGGGAAATCGGGCCGTGGGGGAAGCCATGTGGATGGACCAAgtgaagatgcaaagttttctgacgactTTGATGTGGTTTACATTGGAAGCAGCTGCTCCTTGCTCGTCATAGACAGAGGAAATAGAGCAATCAGGGAGATCCAACTACATTTCGATGACTGTGCTTATCAATATGGAAGTGGTTTCCCCCTTG GGATTGCAATGCTTATTGGGGCTGGCTTCTTTGGTTATATGTTAGCATTGCTACAACGTAGAGTTGGTACAATTGTCTCTTCCCAAAAT GATCACGAACCAATGAAGACAAGCATTCCTCCAAGTTCATACCAGAAGCCTCTGACATCAGTCAGGCCACCTTTGATTCCTGAAGATGAGCaggagaagcaagaagaaggCTTCTTAGGATCTCTTGGGAATCTTTTGGTCAATGCCGGGGCATGTGGTATGGAAATTCTGGGGGCTATATTTCCAGGTTTCAGGAAAAAGCATCTGAACTATCAATACCAAAGTCAGCAACAGAAGCACCCAAATTCCTGGCCTGTGCAAGATAGCTATGTGATACCAGATGAGGATGAGCCACCTTCCATTGAAACCCGAACTTCCACCCCTCGCAAAACCTACCCATTCATGGCCAAGGATGCAGAAACAATCCATCAGTTGCGGCAAAGTCGAGTTTTCTATAATGGGTGGGATAATCTTCAgcaacaacagcagcagcaaAAACAACCGCAACAGCACTATCATCGGTACCAATCATCAACCCCAAATACTTTCTACGAGCAGAGTAGTGAGAATACCACTGAGGTTGTGTTTGGTGCAGTTCAGGAGCAGGATGGGAAGGGTGAAGCTGTGGTCATAAAGCCTATTGACTACGGAGCTCCCATGTTCAATCACCACAGTTTCCGCTCCCGAATCAATCCGAACGGCTATACCCATGGCTATTATTGA
- the LOC103402994 gene encoding uncharacterized protein isoform X2, producing the protein MFQLFGVVGSTGRTGVMGRSFLAATLIVLVLFGDVSSAAPTAPAKIVGGFFSNAASAFMKRVWSLKATTKTAVSGRPVMKFESGFNVETVFDGSKLGIEPYTVEVLPSGELLILDSANSNLYRISSSLSLYSRPKLVAGSSDGNPGHVDGRTREARMNHPRGLTVDDSGNIYVADTMNMAIRKISNAGVTTIAGGKSGRGGSHVDGPSEDAKFSDDFDVVYIGSSCSLLVIDRGNRAIREIQLHFDDCAYQYGSGFPLGIAMLIGAGFFGYMLALLQRRVGTIVSSQNDHEPMKTSIPPSSYQKPLTSVRPPLIPEDEQEKQEEGFLGSLGNLLVNAGACGMEILGAIFPGFRKKHLNYQYQSQQQKHPNSWPVQDSYVIPDEDEPPSIETRTSTPRKTYPFMAKDAETIHQLRQSRVFYNGWDNLQQQQQQQKQPQQHYHRSGAGWEG; encoded by the exons ATGTTTCAGCTTTTTGGTGTTGTGGGCTCCACTGGAAGAACAGGAGTGATGGGTCGGAGTTTCTTGGCGGCGACTCTCATCGTTTTGGTTCTGTTTGGCGACGTATCGTCCGCTGCCCCTACTGCCCCAGCTA AGATTGTTGGTGGGTTTTTCTCAAATGCTGCGTCTGCTTTCATGAAACGGGTGTGGTCACTCAAAGCAACTACCAAAACAG CGGTTTCGGGCCGTCCGGTGATGAAGTTTGAGAGTGGGTTTAACGTGGAGACGGTGTTTGATGGAAGCAAGCTTGGTATTGAGCCTTACACTGTGGAGGTTTTGCCAAGTGGGGAGCTTCTGATTTTGGATTCTGCTAATAGCAACCTTTATAGGATCTCTTCCTCTCTGTCTCTGT ACAGCAGACCAAAGCTGGTTGCAGGATCCTCTGATGGAAACCCGGGACATGTAGATGGAAGGACCAGAGAGGCAAGAATGAACCACCCAAGGGGGCTTACAGTTGATGACAGTGGAAACATTTATGTTGCAGACACAATGAATATGGCAATCAGGAAGATAAGCAATGCCG GGGTTACAACAATAGCAGGAGGGAAATCGGGCCGTGGGGGAAGCCATGTGGATGGACCAAgtgaagatgcaaagttttctgacgactTTGATGTGGTTTACATTGGAAGCAGCTGCTCCTTGCTCGTCATAGACAGAGGAAATAGAGCAATCAGGGAGATCCAACTACATTTCGATGACTGTGCTTATCAATATGGAAGTGGTTTCCCCCTTG GGATTGCAATGCTTATTGGGGCTGGCTTCTTTGGTTATATGTTAGCATTGCTACAACGTAGAGTTGGTACAATTGTCTCTTCCCAAAAT GATCACGAACCAATGAAGACAAGCATTCCTCCAAGTTCATACCAGAAGCCTCTGACATCAGTCAGGCCACCTTTGATTCCTGAAGATGAGCaggagaagcaagaagaaggCTTCTTAGGATCTCTTGGGAATCTTTTGGTCAATGCCGGGGCATGTGGTATGGAAATTCTGGGGGCTATATTTCCAGGTTTCAGGAAAAAGCATCTGAACTATCAATACCAAAGTCAGCAACAGAAGCACCCAAATTCCTGGCCTGTGCAAGATAGCTATGTGATACCAGATGAGGATGAGCCACCTTCCATTGAAACCCGAACTTCCACCCCTCGCAAAACCTACCCATTCATGGCCAAGGATGCAGAAACAATCCATCAGTTGCGGCAAAGTCGAGTTTTCTATAATGGGTGGGATAATCTTCAgcaacaacagcagcagcaaAAACAACCGCAACAGCACTATCATCG TTCAGGAGCAGGATGGGAAGGGTGA
- the LOC103402996 gene encoding probable alpha,alpha-trehalose-phosphate synthase [UDP-forming] 9, with amino-acid sequence MASRSCTNLFDLASGGLLDIPYTPRALPRVMTVPGIISDVDGNSNGDDSDASSSACRERKIVVANMLPLHAKRDPQTKKWCFSLDEDSILLHLKDGFSSKNEVVYVGSLKAEIDTSEQEEVAQKLLEEFNCVPTFLPSDLQKKFYLGFCKQQLWPLFHYMLPMCPDHGDRFDRSLWQAYVSANKIFADKVMEVINPEDDCIWVHDYHLMVLPTFLRKRYYRVKLGFFLHSPFPSSEIYRTLPVRDEILRGLLNCDLIGFHTFDYARHFLSCCSRMMGLDYESKRGHIGLDYFGRTVYIKILPVGVHMGRLESVLNLPDTTSKIKEIQEQYKGKKLILGIDDMDIFKGISLKFIALEQLLQQNPELQGNVVLVQIINPARGSGKDVQEAKSETYLTARRINEVYGSPNYEPVVLIDRHVPQYEKTAYYAVAECCIVNAVRDGMNLVPYKYIVCRQGTPPMNKALGMTADSPQTSMLVVSEFIGCSPSLSGAIRVNPWDTDAVADALNLAITMSKSEQQLRHEKHYRYVSSHDVAYWARSFAHDLDRACQDHYSKRCWGIGLGLRFRVVSLSPNFRKLSIDHIVSAYKRTNRRAIFLDYDGTVIPEASIIKSPSPEVLALLNSLCKDPKNTVFIVSGRGRSSLSDWFASCETLGIAAEHGYFLRRNRSSEWETSPVGADLDWKEIVEPVMRLYTEATDGSNIESKESALVWHHQDADPDFGSCQAKELLDHLENVLSNEPAVVKRGQHIVEVKPQGVSKGLVAEKILSRMVNDGKAPDFVMCVGDDRSDEDMFESILSTVSSPSLPSPPEIFACTVGTKPSKAKYYLDDVSDVVKLLQGLATASTPKPKHLPHIQVSFESVY; translated from the exons ATGGCGTCAAGATCTTGCACAAACCTTTTTGATTTGGCATCTGGAGGCCTTTTGGATATTCCTTATACTCCAAGGGCTCTTCCAAGGGTGATGACTGTTCCTGGTATTATATCTGATGTGGATGGTAATAGCAATGGTGACGATTCAGATGCTAGTTCATCTGCCTGTCGTGAGAGGAAAATTGTTGTGGCAAATATGTTACCATTACATGCTAAAAGGGATCCACAAACGAAGAAATGGTGTTTCAGTTTGGATGAGGATTCAATTTTGTTACATTTGAAGGATGGGTTTTCATCTAAAAATGAGGTTGTTTATGTGGGGTCTCTCAAGGCTGAAATTGATACCAGTGAACAAGAAGAAGTCGCACAGAAACTGCTGGAGGAGTTCAATTGTGTACCAACGTTTTTGCCCAGTGATCTCCAGAAGAAGTTTTATTTGGGGTTCTGCAAGCAGCAATTATGGCCTCTTTTTCATTACATGCTGCCCATGTGCCCAGACCATGGCGATCGATTTGACCGCTCACTGTGGCAGGCCTATGTATCTGCAAACAAAATATTTGCAGACAAGGTGATGGAAGTTATTAATCCCGAGGACGATTGTATCTGGGTTCATGACTATCACTTGATGGTTCTCCCAACATTTTTGAGGAAGCGGTACTATCGAGTAAAGCTAGGATTCTTCCTTCACAGCCCATTTCCATCATCTGAAATTTATAGAACTTTGCCGGTCCGTGATGAAATTTTGAGGGGTTTGCTAAACTGCGATCTCATTGGGTTTCATACATTTGATTATGCACGTCACTTCCTCTCATGCTGCAGTAGAATGATGGGGCTGGACTATGAATCAAAGCGAGGACATATTGGGCTTGATTATTTTGGCCGCACAGTGTACATTAAAATTCTGCCTGTTGGTGTTCATATGGGTCGGCTTGAATCTGTGTTGAATCTTCCAGATACAACTTCCAAAATTAAAGAGATTCAAGAGCAGTACAAGGGGAAAAAATTGATTCTTGGTATTGATGACATGGATATATTTAAAGGAATCAGCTTAAAATTTATAGCTTTGGAACAACTCTTGCAGCAGAATCCAGAATTGCAGGGCAACGTAGTCCTTGTTCAAATTATAAATCCCGCAAGGGGATCGGGGAAAGATGTACAGGAAGCAAAGAGTGAGACATACTTAACTGCCAGAAGGATAAATGAGGTTTATGGTTCACCTAATTATGAACCAGTGGTTCTGATTGATCGACATGTTCCTCAATACGAGAAGACAGCGTATTATGCTGTAGCAGAATGTTGTATAGTGAATGCTGTGAGGGATGGAATGAACTTAGTTCCTTACAAATATATTGTTTGCCGGCAGGGAACTCCACCCATGAATAAAGCTTTAGGCATGACAGCAGATTCTCCTCAGACAAGCATGCTTGTCGTGTCTGAATTTATTGGCTGCTCACCTTCTTTAAGTGGAGCAATCAGGGTTAACCCTTGGGACACTGATGCCGTGGCTGATGCCTTGAACTTGGCGATCACCATGTCTAAATCAGAGCAGCAGTTACGTCATGAAAAACACTATCGTTATGTTAGTTCTCATGATGTGGCTTATTGGGCGCGAAGCTTTGCACATGACTTGGATAGAGCATGCCAAGATCATTATAGTAAACGGTGTTGGGGCATTGGATTGGGCTTGAGGTTCAGAGTTGTTTCCCTTTCTCCGAACTTTAGAAAGTTGTCTATAGACCATATTGTTTCAGCATACAAAAGAACAAATAGAAGGGCCATATTTCTGGACTATGATGGTACCGTTATTCCTGAAGCTTCCATTATTAAGTCTCCAAGCCCAGAAGTCCTTGCTCTTCTGAATTCCCTGTGCAAGGATCCGAAGAACACAGTTTTCATTGTTAGTGGGAGGGGAAGGAGTTCTCTGAGCGATTGGTTTGCCTCGTGTGAGACACTTGGAATTGCTGCTGAACATGGGTACTTTCTAAG GCGGAATAGAAGTTCCGAGTGGGAGACCAGTCCTGTTGGTGCCGATCTTGATTGGAAAGAAATTGTGGAGCCTGTGATGAGATTGTATACAGAGGCAACAGATGGCTCCAACATAGAAAGTAAAGAAAGCGCTTTGGTATGGCATCACCAAGATGCAGACCCCGACTTTGGATCCTGTCAAGCCAAGGAATTGTTGGATCATCTGGAAAATGTTCTTTCGAACGAACCAGCAGTTGTTAAGAGGGGCCAGCATATAGTTGAAGTTAAGCCACAG GGAGTAAGCAAAGGATTGGTTGCTGAAAAAATTCTTTCGAGAATGGTCAACGATGGGAAGGCCCCCGATTTTGTGATGTGCGTTGGGGATGACAGATCTGACGAGGACATGTTCGAGAGCATACTAAGCACGGTCTCTAGTCCATCTTTGCCTTCACCACCCGAGATATTTGCCTGCACTGTCGGAACAAAGCCAAGCAAGGCCAAGTACTATCTCGATGATGTCAGTGATGTCGTGAAGCTACTTCAAGGCCTTGCAACTGCTTCGACCCCAAAGCCGAAACATCTCCCCCATATCCAGGTCTCTTTCGAAAGTGTCTATTGA
- the LOC139192968 gene encoding uncharacterized protein produces the protein MGYYLADGIYPKWATFVQANPNPRNDAEKLFTLHQEAYRKDVERAFSILQAWWKIISEPARGWSRENLNSIMMSCIILHNMIVEDERDGYIDGESDDDQEDPNRSRMALAKIYDGPNLPFNPRTGSISINEYMRRYRMIRSCATNKYLQQDLVAHLWAKRSME, from the coding sequence atggggtattacttggcagatggcatctacccaaagtgggcgacaTTTGTCCAAGCAAAtccaaaccctaggaatgatgcagaaaagttgtttaccttacaccaagaggcataccggaaagatgttgagagagctttcaGTATTCTACAAGCATGGTGGAAGATTATCAGCGAACcggcaagagggtggagtcgagaaaatttgaactccatcatgatgtcttgcatcatattacacaatatgatagtggaggatgagcgagatgggtatattgatggagagtccgatgatgaccaagaagatccaaataggtcaagaatgGCTctagcaaaaatatatgatgggcctaatttgcctttcaatccaagaactggtagtatctctataaatgagtatatgaggcgttatagaatgatacgttctTGTGCCACAAATAAGTACCtacaacaagatcttgttgcacatctttgggccaaaagaagcatggagtag
- the LOC139192969 gene encoding uncharacterized protein produces MAHANLMNNYFNPNSVYTEEDFRRRFLMRRHVFERLLHDVQQVNPYFRQKRDRAGRPGFSPHQKVTVALRMMAYGSSADSMDETHSMSESTCLNTFEEFCNTIVQVYKDEYLREPN; encoded by the coding sequence ATGGCGCatgccaatctgatgaacaactacttcaaccccaactcggtgtacacagaagaggatttcagacgtcgcttcctgatgaggcgtcatgtcttcgagcgtttacttcatgatgtccagcaggtcaatccatactttcgacAGAAGCGGGACAGAGCAGGCCGccctggtttctcacctcatcagaaggttactGTTGCACTCCGAATGATGGCATATGGCTCATCAGCTGattcgatggatgaaacccatagtatgtctgagtctacatgccttaATACTTTTGAAGAATTTTGTAACACAATTGTTCAGGTTTACAAAGACGAGTACCTCCGAGAGCCAAATTAA